One window of the Lactococcus lactis genome contains the following:
- a CDS encoding ATP-binding cassette domain-containing protein, with protein MAVLELKNIRKSYFLGKEEFPVLKGINLEFERGDFVSLLGESGGGKSTLMNIIGGLDRKYEGDVIVDGLAQKTKKEKDMDAYRRDTIGFIFQSFNLVSYLSVLDNILISLKMTSLSDKERHERAIELTKQVGLYEHRKKNPSQLSGGQKQRVAIARALASDPEIILADEPTGALDSQNTKEVLALLRQIAQSGKTVIVVTHSQEVADYGTRIIRLADGQITGDERLKEPYPVESHQRMNSKALSYRDTFRTAFKHFTHSWKINLLIAIGTAIGLFSVIFFLGLGNGATKYMNDTITSSVNPNVVTIFKRTTTDNKLGNEQALQQTQQELGNAATNLDSTHLSKLKKVDNVKKVEPTYSISGLGTLTASDKSKSGLMTLDTWTQSNINDDYVAGSKPVDGEIAIYASDAKELNKDYKSLVGKKITLKIPAKTAAGASVEVTKEFTVSGILKNPQGPASSSSSLIATYNTVKAALESANADSDATYAVVTVNKVDNVKSTTSDIQNLKIDGTKAFVTYSVTSFLDVITNITNIVSYVLAAIAGISLIVSIFMIVVTTYMSVAERTKEIGVIRALGGRKKDISRLFTAESLILGLSSAAIAIGFAYLGQFLINKALSSFLDGASIVQISGGHIIFAIIVAVLIALLASLAPSGRAARLNTIEALASE; from the coding sequence ATGGCCGTTTTGGAATTAAAAAATATTAGGAAATCCTATTTTCTTGGAAAAGAAGAATTTCCTGTCCTCAAAGGAATCAACCTCGAGTTTGAACGTGGTGATTTCGTCAGTCTCCTAGGAGAATCCGGGGGAGGTAAGTCAACTTTGATGAATATCATCGGAGGACTTGACCGTAAATATGAGGGGGATGTCATCGTTGACGGCCTTGCTCAAAAAACAAAAAAAGAAAAAGATATGGATGCTTACCGTCGAGATACTATCGGTTTCATCTTCCAATCTTTCAATCTTGTTAGCTATTTGAGTGTATTAGATAACATTTTAATCAGCCTTAAAATGACAAGCTTATCTGATAAAGAGCGTCATGAAAGAGCGATTGAGCTCACAAAACAAGTTGGTCTTTATGAACACCGTAAGAAAAATCCATCACAACTTTCTGGAGGACAAAAACAAAGAGTCGCAATCGCGCGTGCCCTAGCTTCTGACCCTGAAATTATTCTTGCTGATGAACCTACTGGTGCTCTTGACTCACAAAACACGAAAGAAGTTTTAGCGCTCTTACGTCAAATTGCTCAATCTGGTAAAACAGTAATCGTCGTTACTCACTCACAAGAAGTTGCTGATTACGGTACAAGAATTATCCGTTTGGCCGATGGACAAATCACAGGTGACGAACGTCTAAAAGAACCCTATCCTGTTGAATCACATCAACGGATGAACTCAAAAGCATTGTCATATCGTGATACTTTCAGAACAGCCTTTAAACACTTTACTCACTCTTGGAAAATTAATTTATTAATTGCAATCGGAACAGCAATCGGCCTGTTCTCAGTCATCTTTTTCTTAGGACTAGGAAATGGTGCAACCAAATATATGAATGACACCATTACTTCAAGTGTCAATCCGAATGTGGTTACCATCTTCAAGCGGACAACAACTGATAATAAATTAGGAAATGAGCAAGCACTCCAACAAACGCAACAAGAACTTGGAAATGCTGCTACTAACCTTGACAGTACTCATCTTTCAAAATTGAAAAAAGTTGATAACGTCAAAAAAGTTGAGCCAACTTATTCAATTTCTGGCTTAGGAACACTTACTGCCAGTGATAAATCTAAATCTGGTTTAATGACTCTTGATACTTGGACTCAATCAAATATCAATGATGATTACGTTGCCGGTTCAAAACCTGTTGATGGCGAAATCGCAATCTATGCTAGTGATGCTAAAGAATTAAATAAAGATTATAAATCATTAGTTGGTAAGAAAATTACTTTAAAAATTCCAGCTAAAACAGCTGCTGGAGCAAGTGTTGAAGTTACAAAAGAATTCACTGTATCTGGTATTTTGAAAAATCCTCAAGGCCCAGCAAGCTCTTCTAGCAGCCTAATTGCCACTTACAATACTGTCAAAGCTGCTCTTGAATCTGCTAATGCAGATAGTGATGCCACTTATGCAGTAGTTACAGTTAATAAAGTAGATAATGTCAAATCAACAACTTCTGACATTCAAAACTTGAAAATTGATGGAACAAAAGCATTTGTTACATATAGTGTTACTTCATTCCTCGATGTCATCACTAATATTACAAATATCGTCAGCTATGTTCTTGCCGCTATTGCCGGAATCAGTTTGATTGTCTCAATCTTTATGATTGTTGTTACTACTTACATGTCTGTTGCTGAACGGACAAAAGAAATTGGTGTTATCCGCGCACTCGGTGGACGTAAGAAAGATATTTCTCGTCTCTTCACCGCTGAAAGCTTGATTCTTGGTCTGTCATCAGCCGCTATCGCTATTGGATTTGCCTACCTCGGACAATTCCTCATCAATAAAGCTCTAAGTAGTTTCCTTGACGGGGCAAGTATCGTTCAAATTTCTGGTGGACACATTATCTTTGCGATTATCGTTGCTGTATTAATTGCTCTCCTCGCAAGTTTAGCTCCAAGTGGACGTGCAGCACGTTTGAACACAATTGAAGCCCTCGCTTCTGAATAA
- a CDS encoding TMEM175 family protein: protein MVSKGRLAGFIDAIIAVIMTIMLLEFELPKTGGILDFLKDNLVYLIAYLLSFIYVTTSWFNQQYMLSQAEKITRRIYHSCMIWVLSLSMLPVLSAWAGRTMDFFHDFGIHSPKAPALLFIVMIYIWGFAYSYMTDCFIADNPKEKAELIAQMEVYHYLRNPFWKIGMVISFIITFFYPPFVFIYTAGEMIIATIRSQNKKSST, encoded by the coding sequence ATGGTATCTAAAGGGCGTTTAGCCGGTTTTATTGATGCAATTATTGCAGTAATAATGACTATTATGTTATTAGAATTCGAATTACCTAAAACAGGTGGAATTCTTGATTTTTTGAAAGATAATCTCGTCTATCTGATTGCTTACCTTTTGAGTTTTATCTATGTTACAACTTCTTGGTTTAATCAACAATATATGCTTTCACAGGCTGAGAAAATCACTCGTCGAATCTATCATAGTTGCATGATTTGGGTACTCTCATTATCAATGCTTCCTGTACTTTCTGCTTGGGCTGGACGCACAATGGACTTCTTTCATGATTTCGGAATCCACTCACCAAAAGCACCTGCCCTACTCTTTATCGTGATGATTTATATTTGGGGATTTGCATATAGTTATATGACCGATTGTTTTATTGCTGACAATCCTAAAGAAAAGGCTGAACTAATCGCTCAAATGGAAGTTTATCACTATTTACGGAATCCTTTTTGGAAGATTGGAATGGTCATTAGCTTCATTATCACTTTCTTCTATCCCCCTTTTGTATTCATTTATACAGCAGGAGAAATGATTATTGCAACAATAAGAAGTCAAAATAAAAAAAGCTCAACTTAA
- a CDS encoding SGNH/GDSL hydrolase family protein, with the protein MSKETKALTINPQLAAFQEELLKNYDKANLSAKKGQTLFIGSSLMEIFPIEKWEEAGEVTFSHYIYNRAVRATTTSFLLEHIESQIFNLEPSKIFINIGTNDTGFEIPEEEFLNNYDQILSQIESKLPQTQVYVMRYYPINTVDFGQDSDEKTLFETRSNEKFQKASDKIKKLADNHHFHFIDVNDGLSDENGNLKKELTFDGAHLNPAGYQLVLENLKVYLEE; encoded by the coding sequence ATGTCAAAAGAAACCAAAGCTCTTACGATAAACCCTCAGCTTGCAGCTTTTCAAGAAGAACTTCTTAAAAACTATGACAAGGCAAACCTATCAGCAAAAAAGGGACAAACTTTATTTATTGGCTCATCATTAATGGAGATATTTCCTATTGAGAAGTGGGAGGAAGCTGGAGAAGTTACTTTTTCACACTATATCTACAATCGGGCGGTTAGAGCCACGACGACCTCATTTTTATTAGAACACATAGAGAGTCAAATTTTTAATTTGGAACCTTCAAAAATCTTTATTAATATTGGAACGAATGATACCGGTTTTGAGATTCCAGAAGAAGAGTTTTTGAATAACTATGATCAAATTCTTTCTCAAATAGAAAGTAAATTACCTCAAACGCAAGTTTATGTGATGCGCTACTATCCGATTAATACGGTTGATTTTGGTCAAGACTCAGATGAAAAAACTTTATTTGAAACGAGAAGTAATGAAAAGTTTCAAAAAGCTTCAGATAAAATAAAAAAACTTGCAGATAACCATCATTTTCACTTTATTGATGTTAATGATGGTTTATCTGATGAAAATGGCAATTTGAAAAAAGAATTAACTTTTGATGGAGCGCATCTAAATCCAGCGGGCTATCAACTTGTCTTAGAAAACCTCAAAGTTTATTTGGAAGAATAA
- a CDS encoding zinc ribbon domain-containing protein, protein MNGYQQQYTCIKCGNHNFEEDQLQATGGNFSKIFDVQNKKFITISCSQCGYTELYKAQTSTGMNILDFLLNG, encoded by the coding sequence ATGAACGGCTATCAACAACAATACACTTGTATCAAATGTGGCAATCATAATTTTGAAGAAGATCAACTTCAAGCAACCGGTGGAAATTTTTCAAAGATTTTTGATGTTCAAAATAAGAAATTTATTACTATTTCTTGTTCTCAATGTGGTTATACAGAACTCTACAAAGCACAAACGAGTACGGGAATGAATATTTTAGATTTTTTACTGAACGGTTAG
- the lmrA gene encoding multidrug efflux ABC transporter LmrA, whose amino-acid sequence MANRIEGKAVDKTSIKHFVKLIRAAKPRYLFFIIGILAGIVGTLIQLQVPKMVQPLVNSFGHGVNGGKVALVIALYIGSAAVSAIAAIVLGIFGESVVKNLRTRVWDKMIHLPVKYFDEVKTGEMSSRLANDTTQVKNLIANSIPQAFTSILLLVGSIVFMLQMQWRLTLAMIIAVPVVMLIMFPIMTFGQKIGRTRQDSLANFQGIASESLSEIRLVKSSNAEKQASKKAENDVNALYKIGVKEAIFDGLMSPVMMLSMMLMIFGLLAYGIYLISTGVMSLGTLLGMMMYLMNLIGAVPTVATFFTELAKASGSTGRLTELLDEEQEVLHQGESLDLEGKTLSARHVDFAYDDSEQILRDISFEAQPNSIIAFAGPSGGGKSTIFSLLERFYQPTAGEITIDGQPIDNISLENWRSQIGFVSQDSAIMAGTIRENLTYGLEGDYTDEDLWQVLDLAFARSFVENMPDQLNTEVGERGVKISGGQRQRLAIARAFLRNPKILMLDEATASLDSESESMVQKALDSLMKGRTTLVIAHRLSTIVDADKIYFIEKGQITGSGKHNELVATHPLYAKYVSEQLTVGQ is encoded by the coding sequence ATGGCCAATCGTATCGAAGGAAAAGCGGTTGACAAAACATCCATTAAACATTTCGTCAAATTGATTCGTGCTGCAAAGCCACGTTATCTTTTCTTTATCATTGGGATTCTAGCAGGAATCGTTGGAACACTAATTCAATTACAAGTCCCCAAAATGGTTCAACCACTTGTTAATAGTTTTGGACATGGAGTAAACGGTGGCAAAGTTGCCTTAGTTATCGCTCTTTATATTGGTTCAGCTGCTGTTTCGGCTATTGCAGCAATTGTCCTTGGGATATTTGGTGAATCAGTTGTAAAAAATCTAAGGACGCGTGTCTGGGATAAAATGATTCATCTGCCAGTAAAATATTTTGATGAAGTTAAAACAGGAGAAATGAGTTCTCGTTTAGCCAACGATACCACCCAAGTTAAAAATTTAATTGCAAACAGTATTCCACAAGCTTTTACGTCTATTTTACTTTTGGTTGGTTCAATTGTCTTCATGCTTCAGATGCAATGGCGTTTGACCCTTGCCATGATTATTGCTGTTCCAGTAGTTATGCTCATTATGTTCCCGATTATGACTTTTGGCCAAAAAATTGGGCGAACTAGACAAGATTCTTTAGCAAATTTCCAAGGGATTGCTAGTGAATCATTATCAGAAATTCGCTTAGTAAAATCTTCAAATGCTGAAAAACAAGCCTCTAAAAAAGCAGAAAATGATGTCAATGCCCTTTATAAAATTGGGGTAAAAGAAGCCATCTTTGATGGTTTGATGTCACCAGTTATGATGTTATCAATGATGCTGATGATCTTTGGACTTCTTGCTTACGGAATTTATCTCATCTCAACAGGAGTCATGAGTCTTGGAACTTTGCTTGGAATGATGATGTATTTGATGAACTTAATCGGAGCCGTACCAACTGTGGCGACTTTCTTTACAGAACTTGCTAAAGCTTCAGGATCAACAGGTCGTTTGACCGAATTACTTGATGAAGAACAAGAAGTACTTCATCAAGGAGAAAGTCTTGATTTGGAAGGAAAAACCCTCTCAGCTCGCCATGTTGACTTTGCTTATGATGATTCTGAACAAATTTTACGTGATATCTCTTTTGAAGCTCAACCTAATTCAATTATTGCCTTTGCCGGACCTTCAGGTGGTGGTAAATCAACAATTTTCTCTCTTTTAGAACGTTTTTATCAACCAACGGCAGGAGAAATTACAATTGATGGTCAACCGATTGATAATATTTCTTTGGAAAATTGGCGGAGTCAAATTGGTTTTGTCAGTCAAGATTCAGCAATTATGGCTGGAACCATTCGTGAAAATTTAACTTATGGACTTGAAGGAGACTATACAGATGAAGACCTTTGGCAAGTTCTTGACTTAGCTTTTGCAAGAAGCTTTGTTGAAAATATGCCTGATCAACTTAATACGGAAGTTGGTGAACGAGGTGTGAAAATATCTGGTGGTCAAAGACAACGTTTAGCAATTGCTCGTGCTTTCTTGAGAAATCCAAAAATCCTGATGCTTGATGAAGCAACGGCTAGTTTGGATAGTGAATCAGAATCAATGGTTCAAAAGGCTTTAGATAGTTTGATGAAAGGTCGCACAACGCTCGTAATTGCGCATAGACTTTCAACAATTGTTGATGCGGATAAGATTTACTTCATTGAAAAAGGTCAAATCACAGGGAGTGGCAAACATAATGAACTTGTTGCCACACATCCACTCTATGCTAAGTATGTTTCAGAACAATTGACTGTTGGTCAATAA
- a CDS encoding vitamin B12 independent methionine synthase, with amino-acid sequence MTKTYKHYHFDHVGSFLRPQTLKEARLAYSEGQLPLSDFKKIQESEIKRLVKEEVNVGLKAVTDGEFNRSWWHLDFLWGLNGVGTYEQEDSYKFHGAKTRTTNIELTGKVAFNPEHPFFADFNYLKSLLPEGVEPKVTIPSPSLIPNRDGRSDRWPEFYGSWEEFLDDLAQAYHETLLHFYELGARYIQLDDTTWAYLIARLLDDPENHEKYVKMCEDIVYLVNKLLKDLPEDLRVSTHICRGNFKSTYLFEGSYEPVAKYLGQLNYDTFFLEYDDARSGSFAPLAEIWNQRKDVLLVLGLFTSKHPELEKYEDIKARLDEALESIPLENLALSTQCGFASTEEGNDLTEEEEWAKLAHIKKIVDKIWK; translated from the coding sequence ATGACAAAAACTTATAAGCATTATCATTTTGACCACGTTGGAAGTTTTCTCCGTCCCCAAACTTTAAAAGAAGCACGTTTGGCTTATTCAGAAGGGCAACTTCCATTAAGTGACTTTAAAAAAATTCAAGAATCTGAAATTAAGAGATTAGTGAAAGAAGAAGTGAACGTTGGCCTTAAAGCGGTGACAGATGGAGAATTTAATCGTTCGTGGTGGCACTTAGATTTCCTCTGGGGGCTTAATGGAGTTGGGACTTATGAACAAGAGGATTCTTATAAATTCCATGGTGCAAAAACAAGGACAACTAATATTGAATTGACTGGTAAAGTAGCTTTTAACCCAGAACATCCCTTTTTTGCGGATTTTAACTATTTAAAAAGTCTTTTACCAGAAGGAGTTGAACCTAAAGTTACTATTCCTTCACCTTCGTTAATTCCTAATCGTGATGGTCGTTCAGACCGTTGGCCAGAATTTTATGGAAGTTGGGAAGAATTCTTAGATGATTTGGCTCAAGCTTATCATGAAACTTTGCTCCATTTTTATGAATTGGGTGCGCGTTATATTCAACTGGACGATACGACTTGGGCTTATCTTATTGCCAGATTATTAGATGATCCAGAAAACCATGAAAAGTATGTTAAGATGTGTGAAGACATTGTCTATCTTGTTAATAAGCTCTTGAAGGATTTGCCTGAGGACTTGAGAGTTTCAACTCATATTTGTCGAGGAAATTTCAAATCAACTTATTTATTTGAGGGTTCTTATGAGCCTGTGGCAAAATACTTAGGTCAGCTTAATTATGATACTTTCTTTTTAGAATACGATGATGCTCGCTCAGGTTCTTTTGCTCCCTTAGCAGAAATTTGGAATCAAAGAAAAGATGTCTTGCTTGTGTTAGGACTTTTCACTTCTAAACATCCAGAACTTGAAAAGTATGAAGACATTAAAGCTCGCTTAGACGAGGCGCTTGAATCGATTCCACTTGAAAATTTGGCACTTTCAACACAATGTGGATTTGCTTCTACAGAAGAAGGAAACGATTTGACTGAGGAAGAAGAATGGGCTAAATTAGCACATATTAAAAAGATTGTGGATAAAATTTGGAAATAA
- a CDS encoding DedA family protein yields MQEIIIQVMNQFGYFGVAFLIMIENIFPPIPSEVILTFGGFMTTYSELGIIGMIIAATIGSVLGALILYFVGRLLSVERLEKLVSGRLGKVLRLKPEDITKAEKWFLKRGYATIFFCRFIPLIRSLISIPAGSAKMKLPSFLILTTLGTLIWNIVLVCLGAALGDNWEMIAGILDSYSSVVVVILGIIFILAILIFVKKRFFPKNKNYSSDTEE; encoded by the coding sequence ATGCAAGAAATAATTATCCAAGTCATGAACCAATTTGGCTACTTTGGTGTTGCCTTTCTCATTATGATTGAGAACATCTTCCCACCAATTCCTTCCGAAGTAATCTTAACTTTCGGTGGTTTCATGACTACTTATAGCGAACTGGGGATTATCGGCATGATTATCGCAGCCACTATTGGTTCTGTGCTTGGTGCATTGATACTCTACTTCGTCGGTCGTCTTTTAAGCGTTGAACGCTTAGAAAAATTAGTTTCTGGACGTTTAGGAAAAGTACTTCGTCTTAAACCAGAGGACATCACAAAAGCTGAAAAATGGTTTTTAAAGAGAGGATATGCAACAATCTTCTTCTGTCGATTCATTCCTTTAATTAGAAGTCTAATTTCAATCCCTGCTGGTTCTGCTAAAATGAAACTCCCAAGTTTTCTTATTTTAACAACCTTGGGAACACTTATTTGGAACATTGTTCTAGTGTGCCTTGGAGCCGCTCTTGGTGATAACTGGGAGATGATTGCTGGAATTCTTGATTCTTACTCTTCAGTTGTGGTTGTGATTTTAGGGATTATTTTCATCCTTGCGATTCTTATCTTTGTCAAGAAACGATTTTTCCCCAAAAATAAAAACTATTCATCTGATACAGAAGAATAA
- a CDS encoding metallophosphoesterase, with translation MATLISPFKKLIFLISFIILLTGIFFGFVSIQNCVLNYNPPKTKSQIEQLVKKSADSSKTRFVSDDKHYQRNLFVSDIHGRLSGLKKALTEIHFSKNDRLFVLGDSIDHGRFGFDALLYLLKTLPDAGYHVTVMMGNHEQMWSELASDGKTDEEQLSNAIGTIYIYEGAPPNGWQYSIENWKKLSVTDRQFLLTEMKNNFGQPEQLIEKIGNKWVVLSHSAKMCLSYEKEKTKDLFWEHLPGDSFERRNSVAKAVGVPNTDVQVFVGHVSGFLFGKHRNYICLDNTVVNGTLEQFEAVPVKIYCLEQEKFLG, from the coding sequence ATGGCAACTTTGATAAGCCCTTTTAAAAAGCTAATTTTCCTCATTTCATTTATCATTTTACTGACAGGAATTTTCTTTGGTTTTGTCAGTATCCAAAATTGTGTGCTTAATTACAATCCACCAAAAACGAAAAGTCAGATTGAACAATTGGTTAAAAAAAGTGCTGACAGTTCTAAAACGAGGTTTGTCAGTGATGATAAGCACTATCAGCGTAATTTATTTGTTTCTGACATTCATGGACGCTTATCTGGCTTGAAAAAAGCGCTGACAGAGATTCATTTTAGTAAAAATGACCGGCTTTTTGTCTTGGGAGATAGCATTGATCATGGCCGTTTTGGCTTTGATGCTTTACTTTATTTGTTGAAAACTTTGCCAGATGCTGGTTATCATGTGACAGTCATGATGGGAAATCATGAGCAAATGTGGTCAGAGCTTGCAAGTGACGGTAAAACGGATGAAGAGCAACTTTCAAATGCAATTGGAACGATTTATATTTATGAAGGGGCTCCACCAAATGGCTGGCAGTATTCAATTGAAAACTGGAAAAAGCTGTCAGTTACTGACAGACAATTTTTACTGACAGAAATGAAAAATAACTTTGGTCAGCCAGAACAGTTGATTGAAAAAATTGGAAATAAGTGGGTGGTACTCTCTCATAGTGCAAAAATGTGCCTTTCTTATGAAAAAGAGAAGACAAAAGATTTGTTTTGGGAACATTTGCCAGGTGATTCTTTTGAACGGCGAAATAGTGTTGCTAAAGCTGTGGGCGTACCAAACACTGATGTTCAGGTCTTTGTTGGTCATGTGAGTGGTTTTTTATTTGGGAAACATCGAAACTATATTTGTTTAGATAATACAGTTGTCAATGGGACATTAGAACAATTTGAAGCAGTTCCAGTCAAAATATATTGTCTTGAACAAGAGAAATTTTTAGGATAA
- a CDS encoding flavodoxin domain-containing protein, with protein sequence MRTLIAYAGKTGNTAKCARKLAIHLNQVTLVDLNAEVVNPKDFDAVIVASPVYSHKFERSVGSLLKKYQEILQTKPFAAFVTMVEYDSFTKVIKKEIAEPLRKKAVAIANFGGEVNNLTPFNWHDKIIAKSMIKLESKKHPIEFLPEAEKQFVAQLNKVEWI encoded by the coding sequence ATGAGAACACTCATCGCTTACGCTGGTAAGACAGGAAATACTGCCAAGTGCGCTAGAAAGCTAGCGATACATTTAAATCAGGTCACACTTGTGGATTTAAATGCTGAAGTAGTAAATCCTAAAGATTTTGATGCTGTGATTGTTGCCAGCCCTGTTTATAGTCATAAATTTGAACGTTCAGTAGGCAGTCTCTTAAAAAAATATCAAGAAATTTTGCAAACGAAACCTTTTGCGGCATTCGTTACAATGGTTGAATATGATAGTTTTACGAAAGTGATTAAAAAAGAAATCGCCGAACCTTTGCGCAAAAAAGCTGTAGCTATCGCAAACTTTGGAGGGGAGGTAAATAATTTGACCCCTTTTAACTGGCACGATAAAATTATTGCAAAATCAATGATAAAGCTAGAGTCTAAAAAACACCCGATTGAGTTTTTACCAGAAGCTGAGAAACAGTTTGTGGCTCAATTAAACAAAGTAGAGTGGATTTAA
- a CDS encoding MBL fold metallo-hydrolase: MKLTALGVWGGYPTRDAGTTSYLLQSESGFNMLLDCGSRAVTELEHELQPTQLDAVILSHYHEDHIADLGALRQYRQLYPLGQDGWDGMMLPIYGHGENEYEFSKLTLDKVSEGHLYDVENGTKVGPFDITFLKTVHPVVNYAMRIVERRTGQVLIYTGDTGYFDELTDFAKEADLLLADVYFFKDKAKMPNHLSSIEAGQIAKDAKVKKLILTHLPQFGDLDILLTEAKEAAGDAVITDLAVPHKKWQL; this comes from the coding sequence ATGAAATTAACAGCACTAGGTGTTTGGGGCGGATATCCTACGCGCGATGCCGGAACAACCTCTTATCTTTTACAATCAGAATCAGGCTTTAACATGCTTTTAGATTGTGGTTCACGCGCGGTGACAGAACTTGAACATGAATTGCAACCAACTCAACTTGATGCAGTTATTTTGAGTCATTATCATGAAGACCATATTGCAGATTTGGGTGCTCTTCGCCAATATCGTCAGCTTTATCCATTGGGTCAAGATGGTTGGGATGGAATGATGTTGCCTATTTATGGCCATGGGGAAAATGAATATGAATTTTCTAAATTAACTTTGGATAAGGTTTCGGAAGGTCATCTTTATGATGTCGAAAATGGAACAAAAGTTGGTCCTTTTGATATTACTTTTCTAAAAACAGTTCATCCTGTGGTGAATTATGCCATGCGCATTGTTGAACGCAGAACGGGACAAGTTTTGATTTATACTGGAGATACGGGTTATTTTGATGAATTGACTGACTTTGCCAAAGAGGCTGACCTTCTTCTTGCTGATGTTTATTTCTTTAAAGATAAAGCAAAAATGCCTAATCACTTATCATCAATTGAAGCCGGTCAAATTGCTAAGGATGCAAAGGTTAAAAAATTAATTTTGACTCATCTGCCACAATTTGGTGATTTGGATATTTTACTGACAGAAGCAAAAGAAGCAGCAGGGGATGCTGTCATTACTGATTTAGCAGTTCCGCATAAAAAATGGCAACTTTGA
- a CDS encoding YoaK family protein yields MDRQVKEKLRIALIFALNAGFMDGFSFFHFNDRFIGAQSGNVIQAGINIAKGDFARFWDFAIPIIFFILGVMTRGFYSHYLMKRRRFDASYLLLVQWSGVTIFALAYGLGLKIPVSFYVGIFSYFMAIQYDTFTKVHGRAYGSIFMTGNMKSMSANLAQYIITKDKQKLRSVGIYAALISIFFAGAAIATLAGNWFGSWTMMGSTFMIGVVYLIVRFDEI; encoded by the coding sequence ATGGATAGACAAGTTAAAGAAAAACTGCGTATTGCATTAATTTTTGCATTAAATGCAGGTTTTATGGATGGTTTCTCATTCTTTCATTTTAATGACCGTTTTATTGGTGCACAATCAGGGAATGTTATTCAGGCGGGGATTAATATTGCTAAAGGAGATTTTGCTAGGTTTTGGGATTTTGCAATTCCGATTATCTTCTTTATATTAGGAGTAATGACTCGGGGCTTTTATTCTCACTATTTGATGAAACGTCGCCGTTTTGATGCCTCTTATTTGTTATTGGTTCAATGGTCAGGGGTGACAATTTTTGCCTTGGCTTATGGTTTGGGCTTGAAGATTCCTGTTTCCTTTTATGTTGGGATTTTCTCTTACTTTATGGCGATTCAATATGATACTTTTACAAAAGTTCATGGTCGTGCTTACGGAAGTATCTTTATGACAGGAAATATGAAGTCCATGTCGGCAAATCTTGCTCAGTATATCATTACCAAAGATAAACAAAAACTCCGGTCAGTTGGTATATATGCCGCGCTTATCAGTATTTTCTTTGCTGGAGCAGCTATTGCAACACTTGCTGGAAATTGGTTTGGAAGTTGGACGATGATGGGCTCTACTTTCATGATAGGGGTCGTTTATCTAATTGTTCGTTTTGATGAAATATAA